Proteins from one Bombyx mori chromosome 25, ASM3026992v2 genomic window:
- the LOC134201448 gene encoding uncharacterized protein LOC134201448 produces MDELLNVLEDTAALLNKTQINLKKCPKARLTRGYVEARIKCIEEYWTTFKQTHLQLVKITPKEQRQELPYFQNEDYYVFEDLYLVLLADLKDLLQSFTQAAAPSSSTSSPNNSKIIADTENLVRLPRIELPKFTGNYEGWPTFQDLFTSLVDKNPALSDVQKLHYLKSTVSCEAETLLKPIQVTENNYKKAWNILKSRYGNKRLIINPVLKKLFNQKKISSQSANQLKNLLDVTTDCLNNLENLNIPTTSWDPIIIFLVIQKLDPESHKEWEQTAYSKSEDELPTWENLKDFLQSRYRTLELVLSVSGTCSSRDKPVRERSHLVTATATTSQPNERTCVLCKEKHTLCHCKNFTKLQPKERADYVKTNNLCFNCLVPGHSAYQCKLQMSCRLCRRRHHTLLHRHQDSAQTEERNQPSVSHHGVEEKEEVINSMVASHHSTKQSTALLATAMVLARNEHNQTVVLRALVDQGSQASFLSEKAAQMLKLTRQSARGSIIGVGSTRTNVDHVVQLKIGSRWNPSFEINIQAYVMSKQLTTKIPSKAVTATHWPHLEGLNLADPDYFQPGSIDLLLGVKEYAQIVQPTLIKGPPGSPGAQETNLGWILFGEIDNNRENESFLVLRHQVHIDHMLKSLWEIDNDKKRILTKEEKLCETIYESTHMRNSEGRYLVRLPFNTNNPISIEGNTKEIARKRLLQLERRFKKETKLKEDYTKVMQEYIKANYMEEIPKNEINERKSVYLPHHAVVHADRETSKTRVVFDASAKGSNCISLNDELLVGPQLQEDLRNILMRSRLHRVCYASDIQKMYLQILLYEEDADRYQRLLWRENDSDPIKEYRMLRVTFGTAAAPHLAVRTLHQVADDEGRNHPMAVRIIKEDFTWTI; encoded by the coding sequence ATGGATGAACTTTTGAACGTTTTAGAAGATACCGCTGCGCTCTTAAACAAAACTCAAATTAATTTGAAGAAATGTCCAAAAGCTAGATTGACAAGAGGTTATGTAGAAGCAAGAATCAAATGTATCGAAGAATATTGGACTACATTTAAGCAAACGCATCTACAATTGGTAAAAATAACACCGAAAGAACAAAGACAAGAGTTAccatattttcaaaatgaagaTTACTACGTGTTCGAAGATTTGTATCTCGTCTTGTTAGCCGATTTAAAAGATCTTTTGCAATCTTTCACACAAGCAGCTGCGCCGAGTTCTTCAACGTCCTCACCAAATAATTCTAAGATTATTGCGGATACCGAAAACCTTGTTCGGTTACCGAGAATCGAATTACCTAAATTCACTGGAAACTATGAAGGTTGGCCTACGTTTCAAGACCTATTTACCTCCTTAGTGGATAAGAACCCGGCTTTAAGTGACGTACAAAAGTTACATTATCTTAAGAGTACAGTCAGCTGCGAGGcagaaacattattaaaacctaTTCAAGTCAcggaaaacaattataaaaaagcatGGAATATTTTGAAGTCAAGGTATGGAAAtaaaagattaataattaaCCCAGTGttgaagaaattatttaatcagAAGAAAATTAGTTCTCAGTCtgcaaatcaattaaaaaatttattagacGTCACGACAGATTGtttgaataatttagaaaatttaaatatacctaCGACCTCCTGGGATCCTATAATTATATTCCTTGTGATACAAAAGTTAGACCCGGAGTCTCACAAAGAATGGGAGCAGACAGCTTATTCAAAATCAGAGGACGAACTACCAACTTGGGAGAATTTAAAAGATTTCCTGCAGTCAAGATACcgtaccttagaacttgtattgtCCGTGTCAGGGACTTGTAGCAGCCGTGACAAACCTGTAAGAGAACGTTCACATTTAGTAACTGCCACAGCCACCACGTCACAGCCAAATGAAAGAACTTGCGTGCTCTGTAAAGAAAAACATACATTATGTCATTGTAAGAATTTTACCAAACTGCAACCTAAAGAAAGAGCTGATTATGTCAAGACCAACAATCTGTGTTTTAACTGTTTGGTGCCTGGGCATTCTGCTTACCAGTGTAAGTTACAAATGTCCTGTCGCTTATGTAGAAGACGGCATCACACTCTTCTCCACCGCCATCAAGACTCGGCACAAACTGAGGAAAGGAATCAACCGAGTGTATCTCACCACGGGGTAGAAGAGAAAGAAGAGGTTATTAATAGCATGGTGGCGTCACATCACAGTACTAAACAAAGCACAGCACTACTAGCCACAGCGATGGTTTTAGCGAGGAACGAGCATAACCAAACCGTTGTTCTTCGTGCGCTAGTAGACCAAGGTTCGCAGGCTTCATTTTTAAGCGAGAAGGCGGCTCAAATGCTCAAACTTACCAGGCAATCAGCGAGAGGAAGTATCATCGGGGTGGGATCTACTAGGACTAACGTTGATCACGTGGTTCAACTTAAGATTGGCTCCCGCTGGAATCCAAGCTTCGAAATCAACATACAAGCATATGTTATGAGTAAACAGTTGACCACGAAGATCCCCTCCAAAGCTGTAACTGCCACACATTGGCCACATCTAGAAGGACTCAACCTGGCAGATCCAGACTACTTCCAACCAGGTTCTATAGACTTACTTCTTGGTGTTAAAGAGTATGCACAGATTGTGCAACCAACACTTATTAAGGGCCCTCCAGGTTCTCCAGGTGCCCAAGAAACCAACCTGGGGTGGATCCTCTTCGGAGAAATCGATAATAACCGTGAAAATGAATCATTTCTGGTCCTTCGTCATCAAGTCCATATAGATCATATGTTGAAATCCCTCTGGGAAATTGACAATGATAAAAAGagaatattaacaaaggaaGAAAAGCTATGTGAAACAATATATGAAAGCACACATATGAGAAATAGTGAAggaagatatctagtaaggctgccatttaatacaaataatccAATTTCGATTGAAGGAAATACGAAGGAAATAGCTAGAAAAAGGTTACTTCAACTAGAAAGAAGATTTAAGAAAGAAACTAAACTGAAAGAAGATTATACAAAGGTCATGCAAGAATACATAAAAGCTAACTACATGGAAGAAATACCtaagaatgaaataaatgagAGAAAATCAGTATACTTACCTCATCACGCCGTGGTACACGCAGACAGAGAAACTTCTAAGACACGCGTAGTATTTGATGCTTCAGCGAAGGGCTCTAACTGCATTTCCTTAAACGATGAATTGCTTGTAGGTCCGCAACTGCAAGAGGACTTAAGGAACATACTTATGAGATCGAGATTACATCGTGTTTGCTATGCAAGTGATATACAAAAGATGTACCTGCAAATATTACTTTATGAAGAAGACGCCGATCGATATCAACGCCTTTTGTGGAGAGAGAATGATTCAGACCCGATTAAAGAATATCGTATGCTTCGTGTTACATTTGGTACAGCGGCGGCCCCTCACCTGGCTGTAAGAACGCTTCACCAGGTGGCGGACGATGAAGGTCGAAATCACCCAATGGCTGTTCGAATTATTAAAGAAGATTTTACATGGACGATCTAA